One Symphalangus syndactylus isolate Jambi chromosome 9, NHGRI_mSymSyn1-v2.1_pri, whole genome shotgun sequence DNA segment encodes these proteins:
- the LOC129490354 gene encoding NADH dehydrogenase [ubiquinone] 1 alpha subcomplex subunit 5-like isoform X2: protein MTGVLKKTTGLVGLAVCESPQERLRIKKSEDQLQGGQIEEVILQAKNELSLAREMMQWKPWETPANQWKWPM from the exons ATGACAGGTGTGCTGAAGAAGACCACTGGCCTTGTGGGATTGGCTGTATGCGAGAGTCCACAAGAGAGGCTAAGAAT aaaaaaatcagaagaccaACTTCAAGGTGGTCAAATAGAAGAGGTGATTCTGCAGGCTAAAAATGAGCTAAGTCTGGCAAGAGAAATGATGCAGTGGAAACCATGGGAGACTCCTGCCAATCAGTGGAAATGGCCAATGTAA
- the LOC129490354 gene encoding NADH dehydrogenase [ubiquinone] 1 alpha subcomplex subunit 5-like isoform X1, with protein MTGVLKKTTGLVGLAVCESPQERLRILYTKIFYVVEQIRKNAAYRKYTEQITNEKLAMVKAEPDVKKLEDQLDQLQGGQIEEVILQAKNELSLAREMMQWKPWETPANQWKWPM; from the exons ATGACAGGTGTGCTGAAGAAGACCACTGGCCTTGTGGGATTGGCTGTATGCGAGAGTCCACAAGAGAGGCTAAGAATATTGTACACAAAGATTTTTTATGTTGTTGAACAAATCCGTAAAAATGCAGCATATAGAAAGTATACAGAACAGATTACAAATGAGAAGCTGGCTATGGTTAAAGCGGAACCAGAtgttaaaaaattagaagaccagctgg accaACTTCAAGGTGGTCAAATAGAAGAGGTGATTCTGCAGGCTAAAAATGAGCTAAGTCTGGCAAGAGAAATGATGCAGTGGAAACCATGGGAGACTCCTGCCAATCAGTGGAAATGGCCAATGTAA